The genomic DNA ttgtttgtgttgcttGTTTGTCTATTATTGTACATCTTTAGGGTAACAAGTTAAATGTTCGAATCCAATTACAATATATTGTGTCTTCTCTCCATCTTAATTGTGAAATCAATATAGCCTTAAATTTTCTTCATTCCTGTTGGATTTTGTTAGAATTTTTAGagggttatatttttttacaagaaaAGCTCGTATTTtatactctgttttttaaaCATGTAACAAAGTAACCGACTTAAATAACCCATTTGCAACAGACTCGTTGCCTTTGACTCGAAAACGAACTTATAGAAATAATCAGGAAGTGAATTCTACCACAGACAATCATACTAGTGCGATTACCACTAAAGAGCATCACAACTTCAAAACTGGGTTGCAAACAATAGAGCTCGTATTCTTCTTCGTCATGGTCGCTCCTTGTTTGGGATGATACAACAAACATCACAACTCACTTAACAAGTTTAAGACTCAAAAGAGACAAGACATGCTTATGGATGTTCAACACTGTccattttctctttgtttcgtGAGTTcaagacaaaaccaaaaaatcgaATTTGTACCAACCCGATTCGAACCGAtattcaaaaccaaaccaaaaattattttaatttctttacgGTTTAGTTATTTGGTTTACGTAATAACTAAACCGTATTAGCAACCATCACTAAGCCCACACATTTTGCTAAaaggcttctttttttttttttttttttttNAAAGCTAAAAGGCTTCTAAATCCCTTCTTCCTCGACCTTCATTTTGGCGCCAAATCCGCAGTCGTGTTCCCGCCCGAGCAAATTGATCTTATGGGAATCTtcaagcagagagagagagagatttttgaTCTAATGGCGTCGAGTTCGGAAGTGGGGGGATCATCGGCGGACTACGAAACGATGATGTCGACATCGGACGTTGAGCTATTGAAGAGGGCGTGGCGTAACGAGAAGGCGGCGCCTGAGATTCTTCAGTATGAAGGAGCTCTTGTCGAAAGAGCCAAAGAACAGATCGAATTAGTGGTACAATCTCTAAATCcctaattgttttgtttgtgttggtttttttttcctttaaatcaGAAATATTATGGTCCCGGATGATCTTCATTAACCCTTCCTAATCAATCTATATCcacaaattttggaaatttagagtttttaattttgtttgtaataTCAAAAACTACAGGAAGAAACAATTGAGGATTATGTGGAAAATGGTAAAGACCCTTTATTGGTGTCACTTTATCAGATGGATTTGGACAGAACCCAGTTTCTACTCAGATCTTATCTCAGGGTTAGGCTCGTCAAGGTGTGTTCTATATATCCCTCCCATTGTCTACTGGGTGTTTCAGATTAGCTTTGTGAGTTTTTAATTCAAGGAAATGTTGTGTAGAAAACCTTTGTTTAGTTATCATCTNNNNNNNNNNNNNNNNNNNNNNNNNNNNNNNNNNNNNNNNNNNNNNNNNNNNNNNNNNNNNNNNNNNNNNNNNNNNNNNNNNNNNNNNNNNNNNNNNNNNNNNNNNNNNNNNNNNNNNNNNNNNNNNNNNNNNNNNNNNNNNNNNNNNNNNNNNNNNNNNNNNNNNNNNNNNNNNNNNNNNNNNNNNNNNNNNNNNNNNNNNNNNNNNNNNNNNNNNNNNNNNNNNNNNNNNNNNNNNNNNNNNNNNNNNNNNNNNNNNNNNNNNNNNNNNNNNNNNNNNNNNNNNNNNNNNNNNNNNNNNNNNNNNNNNNNNNNNNNNNNNNNNNNNNNNNNNNNNNNNNNNNNNNNNNNNNNNNNNNNNNNNNNNNNNNNNNNNNNNNNNNNNNNNNNNNNNNNNNNNNNNNNNNNNNNNNNNNNNNNNNNNNNNNNNNNNNNNNNNNNNNNNNNNNNNNNNNNNNNNNNNNNNNNNNNNNNNNNNNNNNNNNNNNNNNNNNNNNNNNNNNNNNNNNNNNNNNNNNNNNNNNNNNNNNNNNNNNNNNNNNNNNNNNNNNNNNNNNNNNNNNNNNNNNNNNNNNNNNNNNNNNNNNNNNNNNNNNNNNNNNNNNNNNNNNNNNNNNNNNNNNNNNNNNNNNNNNNNNNNNNNNNNNNNNNNNNNNNNNNNNNNNNNNNNNNNNNNNNNNNNNNNNNNNNNNNNNNNNNNNNNNNNNNNNNNNNNNNNNNNNNNNNNNNNNNNNNNNNNNNNNNNNNNNNNNNNNNNNNNNNNNNNNNNNNNNNNNNNNNNNNNNNNNNNNNNNNNNNNNNNNNNNNNNNNNNNNNNNNNNNNNNNNNNNNNNNNNNNNNNNNNNNNNNNNNNNNNNNNNNNNNNNNNNNNNNNNNNNNNNNNNNNNNNNNNNNNNNNNNNNNNNNNNNNNNNNNNNNNNNNNNNNNNNNNNNNNNNNNNNNNNNNNNNNNNNNNNNNNNNNNNNNNNNNNNNNNNNNNNNNNNNNNNNNNNNNNNNNNNNNNNNNNNNNNNNNNNNNNNNNNNNNNNNNNNNNNNNNNNNNNNNNNNNNNNNNNNNNNNNNNNNNNNNNNNNNNNNNNNNNNNNNNNNNNNNNNNNNNNNNNNNNNNNNNNNNNNNNNNNNNNNNNNNNNNNNNNNNNNNNNNNNNNNNNNNNNNNNNNNNNNNNNNNNNNNNNNNNNNNNNNNNNNNNNNNNNNNNNNNNNNNNNNNNNNNNNNNNNNNNNNNNNNNNNNNNNNNNNNNNNNNNNNNNNNNNNNNNNNNNNNNNNNNNNNNNNNNNNNNNNNNNNNNNNNNNNNNNNNNNNNNNNNNNNNNNNNNNNNNNNNNNNNNNNNNNNNNNNNNNNNNNNNNNNNNNNNNNNNNNNNNNNNNNNNNNNNNNNNNNNNNNNNNNNNNNNNNNNNNNNNNNNNNNNNNNNNNNNNNNNNNNNNNNNNNNNNNNNNNNNNNNNNNNNNNNNNNNNNNNNNNNNNNNNNNNNNNNNNNNNNNNNNNNNNNNNNNNNNNNNNNNNNNNNNNNNNNNNNNNNNNNNNNNNNNNNNNNNNNNNNNNNNNNNNNNNNNNNNNNNNNNNNNNNNNNNNNNNNNNNNNNNNNNNNNNNNNNNNNNNNNNNNNNNNNNNNNNNNNNNNNNNNNNNNNNNNNNNNNNNNNNNNNNNNNNNNNNNNNNNNNNNNNNNNNNNNNNNNNNNNNNNNNNNNNNNNNNNNNNNNNNNNNNNNNNNNNNNNNNNNNNNNNNNNNNNNNNNNNNNNNNNNNNNNNNNNNNNNNNNNNNNNNNNNNNNNNNNNNNNNNNNNNNNNNNNNNNNNNNNNNNNNNNNNNNNNNNNNNNNNNNNNNNNNNNNNNNNNNNNNNNNNNNNNNNNNNNNNNNNNNNNNNNNNNNNNNNNNNNNNNNNNNNNNNNNNNNNNNNNNNNNNNNNNNNNNNNNNNNNNNNNNNNNNNNNNNNNNNNNNNNNNNNNNNNNNNNNNNNNNNNNNNNNNNNNNNNNNNNNNNNNNNNNNNNNNNNNNNNNNNNNNNNNNNNNNNNNNNNNNNNNNNNNNNNNNNNNNNNNNNNNNNNNNNNNNNNNNNNTCGACATAGGAGCACTAATGCGAAGCATCCTGGAAAAGATCGACGCCCAAGACAGAAAGACAGAGGAACGATTCGCCACTCTCTCTAGCGTCTGtgtaaaactacaagaaaatgCCGAACATCCAGACGACACCAATAGAGCCGATCCCAATAGCGCCGATCAGGACCAGAGCGGGGAATTGGCCGAACTCAAAAGTCAAATGAAGGATGTCACAAGCAAGTTCCACCAAGCACCCAGTGCGGCACCTGATGTAGACCATATGTTGGAGCAGTCCCAAAAAACTCCATTCACTGCGCGAATCCGTCGGGTCGTCGTTCGTCCCGATTGCAAAATAAAGCACCTACCTCCGTATAAGGGAGATTCGGACCCAACTCACCATTTGACATCCTTCGAGATCGCAATCCATCGTTGCGAGTTTTCCCCGGAAGAGCTAGACGCTGGAAAGTGTNTCATTAACCCTTCCTAATCAATCTATATCcacaaattttggaaatttagagtttttaattttgtttgtaataTCAAAAACTACAGGAAGAAACAATTGAGGATTATGTGGAAAATGGTAAAGACCCTTTATTGGTGTCACTTTATCAGATGGATTTGGACAGAACCCAGTTTCTACTCAGATCTTATCTCAGGGTTAGGCTCGTCAAGGTGTGTTCTATATATCCCTCCCATTGTCTACTGGGTGTTTCAGATTAGCTTTGTGAGTTTTTAATTCAAGGAAATGTTGTGTAGAAAACCTTTGTTTAGTTATCATCTCTAATGGATAGTGTTGTTTGTTACAGATTGAGAAGTTTATGTTCCACAACCTCAAGTCAGAAGAAGCTGAAAGGCGGCTTTCTGAGCAGGAGAGAGTCTTTGCTACAAAGTTTGTCTTCTTACTTGTCtgatttttttatgttgatTGGCTTGTCTTTTTCCTTGTAAGCTGTTTTGCCTTTGTTATGTGTGGTAGTAAATGTTATAGGTTTGGTGTAGAATCTGTGTGGTATAGATACTGTTAGAGAGATATGTCTGGTACTTTACAAGTTAGAAACGGGATTAGAATTAACCCATACACGAACTCTCCCGGAAATTGAAAACCTCAGGTAGCCTAGGTACTTGTTTTCAAGAGTATCCGTTTGAGTGGTCTTTT from Camelina sativa cultivar DH55 chromosome 2, Cs, whole genome shotgun sequence includes the following:
- the LOC104723352 gene encoding DNA replication complex GINS protein SLD5-like gives rise to the protein MGIFKQREREIFDLMASSSEVGGSSADYETMMSTSDVELLKRAWRNEKAAPEILQYEGALVERAKEQIELVEETIEDYVENGKDPLLVSLYQMDLDRTQFLLRSYLRVRLVKIEKFMFHNLKSEEAERRLSEQERVFATKCADDLVKHFEETVLLKLPENYQSVLKQSQISEVDDMVPQPHLDTFVVCRSNNFVSLNLYEEGESPETVEMERGDLYFIRYKIVKGAIESGQIDLI